One genomic segment of Williamwhitmania taraxaci includes these proteins:
- a CDS encoding YiiX/YebB-like N1pC/P60 family cysteine hydrolase: protein MRNIAKTIVLLFMAVTVFVGCNHAIKEKHFTLRNGDLLFQDIDCGDMCSAIETVTFGWHGAKFSHVGIVVVDSVGNTQVLEAISKGVSLTSLDEFLKRSADSAGKPKVIVGRLTENYRELTTAAVIRALNYMGKPYDTVFDISNDAYYCSELVYFAYLDSFGVPLFELKPMTFSDPATGTVFPVWKTYFEGMNLSIPEGAPGLNPGGISQSKNIEIVHVFGNPQGMMIDSTK, encoded by the coding sequence ATGCGAAACATTGCAAAAACAATAGTATTACTCTTTATGGCAGTGACTGTTTTTGTCGGCTGCAACCATGCTATAAAGGAGAAACACTTCACCCTTCGGAATGGTGATTTGCTGTTTCAGGATATTGATTGTGGGGATATGTGTAGCGCCATCGAAACAGTTACTTTTGGTTGGCATGGGGCAAAGTTTTCGCACGTAGGGATTGTGGTAGTTGACTCCGTTGGTAATACCCAAGTGCTCGAGGCCATATCTAAGGGCGTTTCGCTCACCTCCCTTGATGAATTTTTGAAAAGGAGTGCCGATTCTGCAGGAAAGCCAAAGGTTATTGTTGGAAGGTTAACCGAGAATTATCGAGAATTAACCACTGCTGCGGTAATCAGAGCATTAAATTATATGGGCAAGCCTTACGATACGGTTTTTGACATATCCAACGATGCTTACTACTGCAGTGAGTTGGTCTATTTTGCTTACTTGGACTCGTTCGGTGTTCCGCTATTTGAATTGAAGCCTATGACCTTTAGCGATCCTGCTACTGGAACCGTCTTTCCTGTTTGGAAAACCTATTTTGAGGGAATGAATTTAAGTATTCCCGAGGGAGCTCCTGGACTTAATCCAGGTGGGATTTCTCAATCAAAAAATATTGAGATTGTTCATGTGTTTGGTAATCCTCAAGGCATGATGATCGATTCTACTAAATAA
- a CDS encoding TIGR01212 family radical SAM protein (This family includes YhcC from E. coli K-12, an uncharacterized radical SAM protein.) yields the protein MNTTEKIYPWGDSRRYNSYAGYFKRVFGGRVQKLTIDAGFTCPNRDGSVSTGGCTYCNNDAFNPSYCLAVKPIIQQVEEGIEFHANRYRRAERFLAYFQAFSNTHAPLADLKSIYSQALAHPGVIGLVIGTRPDCIDAEKLDYFAELAKERYVIIEYGIESCYNSTLESINRGHSYELAEWAIRETAKRGIKVGAHIIFGLPGESQNEMLAQAKILSALPLDTIKFHQLQIVKDTAMERQYLADSTQFNLFGLDDYMEFLASFVEQFNPNIVIERFVNEVPPRFLVAPAWGNFRADQLGVMFEKLLESKDSWQGKFYTPLV from the coding sequence ATGAATACAACTGAAAAAATATATCCTTGGGGTGATTCGCGAAGGTATAACTCCTACGCGGGCTACTTTAAACGAGTGTTTGGCGGTAGGGTGCAAAAGTTGACCATCGATGCTGGTTTTACTTGCCCCAACCGCGATGGCTCTGTAAGCACCGGTGGCTGCACATACTGCAACAACGATGCTTTTAATCCCAGCTATTGCCTTGCGGTGAAACCCATAATACAGCAAGTTGAGGAGGGAATCGAGTTTCATGCTAACCGTTATCGGCGTGCGGAACGTTTCCTGGCCTACTTTCAGGCATTCTCCAATACCCACGCCCCACTAGCCGACCTCAAGTCTATTTACTCCCAAGCATTAGCTCATCCTGGGGTTATTGGTTTGGTTATTGGCACGCGTCCGGATTGTATTGACGCTGAAAAACTCGATTACTTTGCCGAATTGGCAAAGGAGCGTTATGTGATTATTGAATATGGCATTGAAAGTTGTTATAATTCCACTCTCGAATCCATAAATCGTGGACATAGCTACGAGTTGGCTGAATGGGCAATTCGTGAGACTGCAAAGCGGGGTATTAAGGTTGGTGCACATATAATCTTTGGACTTCCCGGAGAATCACAAAACGAAATGCTTGCACAGGCAAAAATTCTCTCGGCTCTTCCGCTCGATACCATAAAGTTTCACCAGCTCCAGATTGTAAAGGATACGGCTATGGAGCGTCAGTATCTGGCGGATTCTACTCAGTTTAATCTTTTTGGTTTGGACGATTATATGGAGTTCTTGGCTAGTTTTGTAGAGCAATTCAATCCAAATATCGTAATTGAACGGTTTGTTAACGAGGTGCCGCCAAGGTTTTTGGTTGCTCCGGCTTGGGGAAATTTCCGCGCCGATCAGCTCGGGGTGATGTTTGAGAAGTTGCTCGAGAGCAAGGATAGTTGGCAAGGGAAATTTTATACACCTTTGGTTTGA
- a CDS encoding phosphate-starvation-inducible PsiE family protein codes for MLKYLEWLEKSIIFILIGIITLILVFATLDMLITIGTKIITPPYFLQAENLMELFSVFLIILIGIELLETIKAFLKENIVHVEIVVLVAIIAVARKVIIWDSSKQASSELIPYAVILLSLAITYFVIRRSNKRLIFPRLKTPGTSNIIAKVEPKMKKK; via the coding sequence ATGCTGAAGTATTTAGAATGGCTCGAAAAGAGCATAATATTCATCCTTATTGGGATAATCACCCTGATTTTGGTATTTGCAACGCTTGATATGCTAATTACCATTGGGACCAAGATAATCACCCCACCATACTTTTTACAGGCAGAAAACCTCATGGAACTCTTCAGCGTTTTTCTGATAATCCTTATCGGCATTGAACTACTGGAAACCATCAAGGCATTTCTCAAGGAAAATATTGTACATGTCGAAATAGTCGTATTAGTAGCCATTATTGCAGTTGCCCGCAAGGTGATAATTTGGGATTCGAGCAAACAAGCATCTTCGGAACTGATACCCTACGCGGTTATCTTGCTGAGTTTAGCAATTACTTACTTCGTTATTCGTCGATCCAATAAGCGGCTAATATTCCCACGTTTGAAAACACCAGGGACGTCGAATATCATTGCTAAAGTGGAACCAAAGATGAAAAAGAAGTAG
- a CDS encoding efflux RND transporter permease subunit: MDFIIKRKVFIGMFFIAITLLGYVSYKKLAVEIYPNVELPFLIVQVGSGIEVDPDYLEQKAIVPLEGVISTMEGIERITSSITPTYGIIIVSFKKNTNLKYSYLKLEQKVDQVKPTLPAGLFTQIVRFDASQFAGNFMELHVTGNGGLERLRNLVDKKVKNELENVEGVARVRIFGGKEKTIEVIVDPDACKAHGITTGDVRSALSSNQKQRTFVGKVQDGSSRMFVHMVAEYENVNDVGSIVVAKGPVFLKDVAQIYFGFKKEDSYSRINGQDAVTISITNDSQANMIELSHRTLAVIATLNEKLATQEVHIGVQSNSAETMENSIDDIADLAITGGFFAIYILWLFLGNIRIVSLIGLSIPISVYAAFNFFYAFDISINSLSLIGVALAVGMLVDNSVVVLENIFRHQSIPGSLADQSVLRGTGEVWRSIFASTLTTLAVFLPFTFSDIFLVKVLGFNVGISIVATLLISLIAALVLIPAITHFFISGGRKRVQTIQTIGLRHRLIQMYLALLKTGLRHPVATILSGVSLFFISLMLGLAFSVTSEEQAVTSQLKVFVTMQSGSSLETTDKTIRVIEGYLKEWPEVKQSSSRIQAANASISVELKEDFEKERDKRLIDLKNDLRQKTADLPNAMIDFEEAAGGGSGGGGARRGSGVESAAFAGMLGMGDNSESVILKGQDFRLLQKAADDLEFRLKSKTIWITQSIQPERPEVHLLFDQILLNELNIPLSEVGNALNNFSGEISTGIKFKQGNEEYDIIIKEKNTEEEKSKSRSARDLKVLPVKDLSGSEHDLQSVSEIEYATGKSEIMRVNQEKQVTLTFAYPEEAVNTREARDFYRAEIDQLVANYPLPSGVVAEIKHDQTDFSEYYFLIGAALLLIYMILASVFESLIAPLVLMFTIPLAAIGSILAIMLSGKSLLNSNALMGFIILIGVVVNNGIILLDYAKILRKRGFGKNRAIITSGISRVRPILITSLTTIVALVPLALGTKEYVATIGATFAITVIGGLSFSTILTLVFIPTCYSGLENGIEWIRNQTKVVQIIMLATLLFGSFSIYYMADGFLLKMGGITSLLIAVPALTHFLISSTRRAKTKLIADAEPIRIKIQNLVKVYERDGRFSREWNSGKRLVSRLVGSKELTLKAVLLNYRWQLPLLGFLIYFTYFRLEGLFMTFIFVHLTGLSLVNVFTPINKAFTAWKPLWGINRWIKSHLLKILVWGYMFMNLAVFYAKSSSVGLVVFLGIIWTLAIIIYLTARKLYNDQINVDRITGRMGGIRRAFYRLVKAIPFLGKRRQPFKALAGVSLEIETGMFGLLGPNGAGKTTMMRIICGILDQSYGKIFINGIDTLERREELQGLIGYLPQEFGTYENLTAWDYLDYQAMLKGITDEPTRLQRIEYVLKSVHMLEKKDQKIGSFSGGMKQRIGIAQILLHLPRILVVDEPTAGLDPRERIRFRNLLVDLSRERIVIFSTHVIEDISSSCNNVAVINKGALKYVGIPHDMTNLAEGFVWNFTIPMEEFEQFGEKALVVHHRLEGDLVRVRCVSALKPTPNAELVKPGLEDAYLCLLKNIVSA, encoded by the coding sequence ATGGACTTTATTATTAAACGGAAAGTTTTTATTGGAATGTTTTTTATAGCCATCACTCTTTTGGGGTATGTGAGCTATAAAAAATTGGCGGTGGAGATATATCCCAATGTGGAACTGCCCTTTCTTATCGTTCAAGTGGGTTCGGGCATTGAGGTCGATCCCGATTACTTGGAACAGAAGGCAATCGTTCCTCTCGAAGGGGTAATTAGCACCATGGAAGGTATTGAGCGAATTACATCAAGCATAACACCAACCTACGGCATAATTATCGTTTCATTTAAAAAGAATACAAATCTCAAATACAGCTATCTTAAGCTGGAACAAAAGGTTGATCAGGTTAAGCCTACTCTTCCCGCAGGGCTTTTTACTCAAATTGTAAGGTTTGATGCTAGCCAGTTTGCTGGGAATTTTATGGAGCTACACGTTACGGGAAACGGAGGACTCGAGCGGCTTCGCAATTTGGTCGATAAGAAAGTAAAAAATGAGTTGGAGAATGTCGAGGGTGTTGCACGGGTTAGGATCTTTGGCGGGAAAGAAAAAACCATAGAGGTAATAGTAGATCCCGATGCATGCAAGGCCCACGGTATTACTACAGGAGATGTTCGGAGTGCACTGTCGTCCAACCAAAAGCAGCGCACTTTTGTTGGGAAGGTGCAGGATGGTTCCAGTAGGATGTTTGTCCATATGGTTGCCGAGTATGAAAATGTGAATGACGTAGGATCTATTGTGGTGGCCAAAGGTCCAGTATTTTTGAAGGATGTGGCTCAAATTTATTTTGGCTTTAAAAAGGAGGATTCCTACAGCCGAATAAATGGGCAGGATGCGGTTACTATTTCCATAACCAACGATAGCCAAGCGAATATGATCGAATTGTCGCATCGAACCTTGGCGGTTATTGCAACCTTAAATGAGAAGTTGGCTACCCAAGAGGTGCATATTGGGGTACAGAGCAATTCGGCCGAAACGATGGAAAATAGCATCGATGATATTGCCGATCTCGCCATAACGGGTGGTTTTTTTGCAATTTATATTCTATGGCTTTTCCTAGGCAACATTCGGATTGTTTCGCTTATCGGACTTTCCATTCCCATCTCGGTTTATGCTGCTTTTAACTTTTTCTATGCGTTTGATATTTCTATCAATAGTCTTTCCTTAATTGGCGTTGCGCTGGCTGTTGGGATGCTTGTGGACAATAGCGTGGTTGTGCTTGAGAATATATTTCGACACCAAAGTATTCCTGGGTCGTTGGCCGATCAATCGGTGCTGAGAGGAACTGGCGAGGTGTGGCGTTCGATATTTGCTTCTACACTTACAACTCTTGCTGTATTCTTACCCTTTACTTTTAGCGATATATTTTTGGTGAAAGTGCTGGGCTTTAATGTTGGGATATCAATTGTTGCAACGCTTTTGATCTCCCTAATCGCAGCATTGGTATTGATTCCTGCTATTACCCATTTTTTTATTAGTGGTGGCCGAAAAAGGGTGCAAACTATCCAGACGATAGGGTTACGCCATCGTCTCATTCAAATGTATTTGGCGTTACTCAAAACAGGGCTTCGCCATCCAGTAGCAACCATTCTAAGCGGAGTATCTCTTTTCTTTATCTCGCTTATGCTAGGTTTAGCATTTAGCGTAACCAGCGAAGAACAGGCGGTAACGAGTCAACTCAAGGTGTTTGTTACCATGCAATCAGGCTCCTCTCTCGAGACTACCGATAAGACTATTCGTGTTATCGAGGGATATTTAAAAGAATGGCCCGAAGTAAAGCAATCCTCCAGTAGAATTCAGGCTGCAAATGCAAGCATTTCGGTGGAATTGAAGGAGGACTTTGAGAAAGAACGCGACAAACGATTGATAGATCTTAAAAATGACCTGCGGCAGAAGACGGCGGATTTACCCAATGCCATGATTGATTTTGAAGAGGCTGCTGGCGGGGGTAGTGGAGGTGGAGGTGCCCGACGTGGAAGTGGAGTAGAGTCTGCTGCCTTTGCTGGGATGCTGGGTATGGGCGATAATTCCGAATCCGTAATATTGAAGGGGCAGGACTTCCGTCTTCTTCAGAAAGCAGCCGATGATTTAGAGTTCAGGCTCAAATCAAAAACAATCTGGATAACACAGAGTATACAACCCGAGCGGCCGGAAGTTCATCTATTGTTCGACCAAATATTGCTGAACGAACTTAATATACCACTTTCCGAAGTTGGCAACGCCCTTAATAATTTCTCCGGTGAAATTTCCACTGGTATCAAGTTTAAGCAAGGTAATGAGGAGTATGATATTATAATTAAAGAAAAGAATACCGAAGAAGAGAAGTCAAAAAGCCGATCTGCTCGTGATTTAAAAGTTCTTCCTGTTAAAGATTTGAGTGGCAGCGAACACGATCTTCAATCCGTTTCGGAAATTGAGTATGCTACCGGGAAATCAGAGATTATGCGTGTAAACCAAGAGAAGCAGGTGACCCTAACCTTTGCCTATCCAGAGGAGGCCGTAAATACTCGCGAGGCTCGCGATTTCTATCGTGCCGAAATTGACCAGCTCGTGGCTAACTATCCTTTACCTTCGGGCGTGGTTGCAGAGATTAAGCACGATCAAACGGATTTTAGTGAATACTACTTCTTGATTGGTGCTGCACTTCTGCTCATCTACATGATTCTTGCCTCGGTTTTTGAATCGTTAATCGCCCCACTTGTGTTGATGTTTACCATTCCATTGGCTGCCATAGGGTCTATTCTTGCCATTATGCTTTCAGGGAAAAGTCTTCTCAACTCAAATGCGCTCATGGGCTTTATAATTCTAATTGGGGTGGTCGTAAACAATGGAATTATTCTGTTGGATTATGCCAAAATCCTCCGAAAGCGTGGCTTTGGTAAGAACCGAGCTATTATCACATCGGGAATTTCAAGGGTAAGACCTATTTTGATAACCTCACTAACCACCATTGTCGCATTGGTTCCTTTAGCTTTAGGAACAAAGGAGTATGTGGCAACCATTGGGGCTACGTTCGCAATTACGGTCATTGGTGGATTATCTTTCAGCACAATTCTTACCCTCGTGTTTATCCCTACCTGTTACTCCGGCCTCGAGAATGGCATTGAGTGGATTCGCAATCAGACGAAAGTTGTTCAGATAATCATGTTGGCTACGCTACTTTTCGGGAGTTTCTCCATTTACTATATGGCGGATGGCTTTCTTCTGAAAATGGGTGGTATTACTTCATTGCTCATTGCCGTTCCAGCCTTAACACACTTCCTAATTTCAAGCACGCGAAGAGCAAAAACAAAGCTTATTGCCGACGCTGAACCCATTCGAATCAAGATCCAAAACTTGGTGAAGGTTTATGAACGGGATGGACGGTTTAGTCGTGAGTGGAATTCAGGAAAGCGTTTGGTTAGCCGGTTGGTCGGTTCCAAAGAACTAACGTTAAAGGCTGTCTTGCTCAACTACCGTTGGCAACTCCCACTCCTTGGATTTCTAATCTACTTTACCTATTTCCGGTTAGAGGGATTATTTATGACATTCATATTTGTCCATCTCACTGGTTTGTCGTTGGTTAATGTTTTTACACCCATCAACAAGGCATTTACTGCATGGAAACCGCTTTGGGGTATTAATCGTTGGATTAAGAGTCATTTACTGAAGATTCTCGTGTGGGGCTATATGTTTATGAACCTTGCCGTATTCTATGCGAAGAGTTCAAGCGTAGGTCTTGTGGTTTTTCTGGGGATCATTTGGACCTTGGCGATCATCATTTACCTTACCGCTCGCAAGCTCTACAACGATCAGATTAATGTAGATAGAATTACCGGACGAATGGGTGGTATTCGACGAGCCTTTTATCGGTTGGTAAAGGCCATACCGTTTTTAGGTAAACGCCGACAGCCATTTAAGGCTTTAGCTGGGGTTTCGCTCGAAATTGAAACCGGTATGTTTGGGCTACTCGGTCCCAATGGTGCCGGAAAAACAACCATGATGCGTATTATCTGCGGTATATTGGATCAAAGCTATGGGAAGATATTCATCAATGGTATTGATACACTCGAACGGCGGGAAGAGCTTCAGGGGCTTATTGGTTATCTTCCTCAAGAGTTTGGAACTTATGAGAACTTGACCGCTTGGGATTATCTCGATTACCAAGCCATGCTGAAGGGGATAACGGATGAACCCACCCGATTGCAGCGCATCGAGTACGTGCTTAAATCGGTCCATATGCTCGAGAAGAAAGATCAGAAAATTGGCTCTTTCTCGGGTGGAATGAAGCAACGTATAGGCATTGCACAGATATTGCTGCATTTGCCAAGGATTTTGGTGGTAGACGAACCCACCGCCGGCCTTGATCCTCGTGAGCGTATCCGTTTTCGTAATTTGCTTGTCGATTTAAGCCGGGAGCGTATCGTGATTTTCTCTACGCACGTAATTGAGGATATCTCTTCATCGTGCAATAATGTGGCGGTTATCAATAAGGGAGCCCTTAAGTATGTAGGCATTCCTCATGATATGACAAATCTTGCCGAGGGATTTGTTTGGAACTTTACCATACCCATGGAGGAGTTTGAACAGTTTGGCGAAAAGGCTCTTGTGGTTCACCATCGGCTCGAGGGCGATTTGGTACGCGTGCGCTGCGTGTCGGCACTAAAGCCTACTCCCAACGCTGAACTTGTTAAGCCAGGACTCGAGGATGCTTACCTCTGCTTACTCAAAAATATTGTGTCGGCATAG
- a CDS encoding efflux RND transporter permease subunit, whose product MKKITQFAVDYPVSILMIIFAIGVLGWFSFDKLGVDLFPNLNNPRLFIEVRSGERPPEEMEKKFVESLESMAIRQIGVVEVASVVRAGSAQITVEFGWKTDMDEAFLDLQKAVNTFSNKEQSDEIRITQHDPNAAPIMVIGFSKAGDPDLNQLRKLADHYIRNELVRIEGVAEVEVSGAEESEMRITTDSYRLQAFGLTLSEISQKIMAHNQQISGGTITESGMQYIVKGVSLLKTVEDFNALVVGYKSTQKGNPAGTRAPIYLQEVASISVSNQDPINIVRLNGQRCLALSVYKETKFNTVKAVAEVNKSLTAIRKILPSCRLDVITNQGTFISQAIGEVKDSLLVGIVLAIGVLYFFLRRAGTTLIVSITIPISIVATFLLMYFTGMSLNIMTLGGLALGAGMLVDNAIVVIENIFRNHEEGKSVRDAAIIGTSEVGIAITASTITTIVVFLPIVYLHGASGELFRDQALTVTYSLLCSLFAAILVLPMLYKFFYANKPAPVSTKSLKFAGYGRFLEKVLKKRVVVMVTAIIVTIGSFLLVPFIGTEFMPQADSREFTFDLKMQEGTTLPRTSAAVSNIEQVITDALGNDLELIYSQVGPSGGLSDNASSVYTGENTANVRIILKKESKRSPEDVMAIITKATSGVLGLEIGFNRDDSALRQILGTQEAPVVVEIKGDDLNLLTEICDSVKARMLLVKDIYNIQTSIEEGTPEVEIQLNRIKAGMYNLSMQAVIDQVKSQLEGQDAGQVDYQGELRPIKIRIPEKSLSQLDGLLIQNGDQVFRLSEIATISRSRSPREIYHRNQVRMVKIFAQKASDVPLDKVAKQIEERISSIQLPSQYRIQVTGEEEKRKEAMANLSTAFILSILLVYMVMASQFESLVHPFTIMLSIPLSLAGTFITFFILGRPMNIMALIGIIMLAGITVNASIILIDRITQLRKSGLNRHEAIVVAARQRIRPILMTTLTTILALIPMVIGFGEGASLRAPMALAVIGGLVSSTILTLIVIPCFYDTFDRLLGRFQNDQPNND is encoded by the coding sequence ATGAAGAAAATTACGCAGTTTGCGGTTGACTACCCGGTTTCCATCCTTATGATCATCTTTGCCATTGGTGTTCTTGGCTGGTTTTCGTTTGATAAACTTGGGGTTGATCTTTTTCCAAATCTGAATAATCCAAGGCTGTTTATTGAGGTTCGCTCAGGTGAAAGACCTCCCGAGGAGATGGAGAAGAAATTTGTTGAATCGTTAGAATCGATGGCTATTCGCCAAATTGGTGTAGTGGAAGTTGCATCAGTGGTTCGGGCTGGTAGTGCCCAAATTACTGTTGAGTTTGGATGGAAAACCGATATGGATGAGGCTTTCCTTGATCTGCAAAAGGCAGTAAATACCTTTTCCAACAAAGAGCAGTCTGATGAAATCCGCATAACCCAGCATGATCCAAATGCCGCTCCCATCATGGTTATTGGATTTAGCAAAGCTGGCGATCCTGACCTCAACCAACTCCGTAAGCTCGCCGATCATTACATACGGAATGAGCTGGTGAGGATTGAAGGGGTGGCCGAAGTTGAGGTTAGTGGAGCAGAGGAGAGCGAGATGCGCATCACCACCGACTCTTATCGGCTGCAAGCCTTTGGTCTTACTTTGAGCGAAATTAGCCAGAAGATCATGGCCCACAATCAGCAGATATCTGGTGGTACTATTACCGAATCGGGTATGCAATACATTGTGAAAGGTGTCAGTTTACTCAAAACTGTAGAGGATTTTAACGCTTTGGTTGTTGGATATAAATCGACCCAGAAGGGTAATCCTGCTGGAACGCGGGCACCAATTTATCTTCAAGAGGTTGCATCCATTAGCGTTAGTAACCAAGATCCTATAAATATAGTTCGGTTAAACGGACAACGCTGCCTTGCGCTATCCGTCTATAAGGAAACCAAATTTAACACGGTAAAGGCTGTCGCAGAGGTTAACAAATCGCTTACTGCAATTCGAAAGATTTTACCTTCTTGCAGGTTGGATGTGATTACCAACCAAGGAACATTTATTAGTCAGGCTATTGGTGAGGTTAAGGATAGCCTTTTGGTGGGGATTGTTCTGGCCATTGGAGTGCTTTACTTTTTCTTACGGCGAGCAGGTACCACGCTTATTGTAAGCATTACCATCCCCATTTCCATTGTGGCTACATTCCTGTTGATGTATTTCACTGGCATGAGTCTAAATATCATGACGCTGGGTGGATTGGCTTTGGGTGCAGGTATGTTGGTGGATAACGCAATTGTTGTTATCGAAAATATCTTCCGTAATCACGAAGAGGGCAAATCGGTTCGTGACGCTGCAATTATTGGAACTTCCGAGGTGGGCATTGCAATTACTGCTTCTACCATAACCACCATTGTTGTTTTTTTACCCATTGTTTATCTTCATGGGGCTTCGGGCGAACTATTCCGCGACCAAGCACTTACGGTTACATATTCGTTGCTTTGCTCTCTTTTTGCCGCGATACTTGTGTTGCCAATGCTCTATAAATTCTTCTATGCCAATAAACCGGCACCAGTTTCTACCAAATCTTTGAAGTTTGCTGGATATGGTCGCTTTTTGGAGAAGGTTCTGAAGAAACGGGTTGTCGTAATGGTTACTGCCATTATAGTTACAATCGGAAGTTTTTTGCTGGTACCATTTATTGGGACTGAGTTTATGCCCCAAGCTGATAGCAGAGAGTTTACCTTCGATTTAAAGATGCAGGAGGGAACTACGCTGCCCAGAACATCAGCAGCCGTATCGAATATTGAGCAAGTTATTACTGATGCCCTTGGCAATGATCTAGAATTGATTTACAGCCAAGTGGGACCTTCCGGTGGTCTGTCCGATAATGCTTCATCGGTGTATACCGGAGAAAACACAGCAAACGTTCGTATTATTCTTAAAAAAGAGAGCAAGCGTAGTCCCGAAGATGTTATGGCAATCATTACAAAGGCTACTTCAGGCGTTTTGGGCCTAGAGATAGGTTTCAATCGCGACGATTCTGCTTTACGGCAAATCTTAGGAACCCAAGAAGCTCCGGTTGTGGTGGAGATAAAGGGTGACGATTTGAACTTACTTACCGAAATATGCGATAGCGTTAAGGCACGGATGCTTTTGGTGAAGGATATTTACAACATTCAAACCTCCATTGAAGAGGGCACTCCTGAAGTTGAGATTCAGTTAAATCGAATAAAAGCAGGAATGTATAATCTCTCCATGCAAGCGGTAATCGATCAGGTTAAGAGCCAACTCGAGGGGCAGGATGCAGGACAGGTTGATTACCAAGGCGAGTTGCGGCCAATAAAAATTAGAATTCCGGAGAAATCCCTTTCTCAGCTAGATGGTCTTCTCATTCAAAATGGCGACCAGGTATTTCGTTTGAGTGAAATTGCAACCATATCCAGAAGCCGTTCTCCGCGCGAGATTTACCATCGTAATCAGGTTCGAATGGTTAAGATATTTGCACAGAAAGCAAGCGATGTGCCGCTCGATAAGGTCGCAAAACAGATTGAAGAAAGGATCAGTTCCATTCAACTTCCATCGCAGTATCGGATTCAAGTTACAGGCGAGGAAGAGAAGCGAAAGGAAGCGATGGCGAACCTAAGCACTGCTTTTATTCTCTCCATACTACTGGTGTATATGGTAATGGCGTCCCAGTTTGAGTCATTGGTTCATCCATTCACTATTATGCTCTCAATTCCACTATCGTTAGCCGGAACGTTCATTACCTTTTTTATTTTGGGTCGACCCATGAATATAATGGCACTTATCGGTATTATCATGCTGGCCGGTATTACGGTAAACGCTTCCATTATTCTTATCGATAGGATTACTCAGTTGAGGAAATCAGGATTGAATCGGCATGAGGCTATAGTCGTTGCTGCGCGGCAACGTATTCGGCCAATTCTTATGACTACTCTTACTACCATTCTTGCACTTATTCCAATGGTAATTGGATTTGGTGAAGGAGCAAGTTTACGCGCCCCTATGGCTCTGGCAGTTATTGGAGGGTTGGTTTCTTCTACAATTCTTACTCTGATTGTGATTCCTTGCTTCTACGATACCTTCGATAGGCTGCTTGGCCGGTTCCAGAACGATCAACCCAATAACGACTAG